In Paractinoplanes brasiliensis, the following proteins share a genomic window:
- a CDS encoding lysophospholipid acyltransferase family protein, with protein MELVYPPVVALAKTMFRVLDLKIQIDGAENIPREGGAVLASNHVSYLDFIFCGLGAQPAKRLVRFMAKKSVFDHRVSGPLMRGMRHIPVDRDAGAASFREANKALRDGQIVGVFPEATISESFTVKELKSGAVRLARSAKVPLIPMAVWGPHRLWTKGHKKELTKRHVPVLIKIGEALDMPKGTSPDALTAALKVRLSALLDAAQREYPEKPSGPEDRWWLPAHLGGTAPLPEAAPV; from the coding sequence ATGGAACTCGTGTATCCGCCGGTCGTCGCCCTTGCCAAGACGATGTTCCGGGTGCTCGATCTCAAGATCCAGATCGATGGCGCGGAGAACATCCCGCGCGAGGGCGGGGCGGTGCTCGCGAGCAACCACGTGAGCTATCTCGACTTCATCTTCTGCGGCCTGGGCGCCCAGCCGGCCAAACGGCTCGTCCGTTTCATGGCGAAGAAGTCGGTGTTCGACCACCGGGTGAGCGGCCCGTTGATGCGCGGCATGCGGCACATCCCGGTCGACCGTGACGCCGGCGCAGCCTCGTTCCGCGAGGCCAACAAGGCGCTGCGCGACGGCCAGATCGTCGGCGTCTTCCCCGAGGCCACGATCAGCGAGTCGTTCACGGTCAAGGAGCTCAAGTCGGGCGCCGTACGCCTGGCCCGCTCGGCCAAGGTGCCGCTGATCCCGATGGCCGTCTGGGGTCCGCACCGGCTCTGGACCAAGGGGCACAAGAAAGAGCTGACCAAGCGGCACGTGCCGGTGCTCATCAAAATCGGCGAGGCGCTCGACATGCCCAAGGGCACCTCGCCCGACGCGCTCACGGCCGCCCTCAAGGTGCGCCTCAGCGCCCTGCTCGACGCGGCCCAGCGCGAATACCCCGAGAAGCCGTCCGGCCCCGAGGACCGCTGGTGGCTGCCCGCTCACCTGGGCGGAACGGCGCCGCTGCCGGAAGCCGCTCCCGTCTGA